Proteins encoded by one window of Cloeon dipterum chromosome 2, ieCloDipt1.1, whole genome shotgun sequence:
- the sw gene encoding cytoplasmic dynein 1 intermediate chain isoform X14 translates to MADRKAELERKKAKLQAIREEKERRRREKEQKEGSSLQWFRKMQANLEDATLRVASQGAGSMDQRKEVDDMLSSLGVAPVSDVLSSLSSLSSLPDNGHAGTTPENSIQPNAALTAAQLKAAKKNKLTQLSVVPVQLTNIPPSELVVYSKQTQTAGTGPERDGYFEDWWRPRKAHAFDYYDEYNLNPALEWEDEFTAEDEDHSLPPHLDGGGLFQSKLPPGILPHGLPQVKEVQPAITAVETEAAKHEHEKEIKELSEEQKQMIILSEDFRRFIDNAGRIMERALSEQVDVCIDYTGLLDGDEGSDEKSRARLSLNRVFVDERWSKSRCVTSLDWSPHYPELLLASYHINEDSPHDPDGVCLVWNTKFKKTTPEYIFHCQSPVMSSIFARFHPNLILGGTYSGQIVLWDNRVHKRTPIQRTPLSAAAHTHPVYCLNVVGTPNAHNLISISTDGRLCSWSLDNLSAPQETMELQNKQGKAMAIKSLAFPNNDVNNFVVGCEEGAICTACRHGSRAGVIETYEGHQGPVTGIHTHNVAGPIDFSHLFLSSSFDWTIKLWSLKENKPLYSLEDNGDYVYDVAWSPTHPALFAAVDGSGKLDLWNLNQETEAPMASVIVDGAPALNKVSWTQSGQHVTVGDDHGKIWVYDVGEQLATPRADEWSKFANTLQELKFNQVEEEVDKVTMSAGQGSGLSSLASSLSSSPNPIR, encoded by the exons ATGGCGGATCGCAAGGCGGAATTGGAGAGGAAGAAGGCCAAACTGCAGGCCATCCGCGAGGAAAAGGAGCGGCGGAGGCGCGAGAAGGAGCAGAAAGAG GGTTCATCATTACAGTGGTTTCGGAAAATGCAAGCCAAT CTAGAAGATGCGACTCTTAGGGTGGCGTCGCAGGGCGCGGGCAGCATGGACCAGCGCAAGGAGGTGGACGACATGCTCAGCTCGCTTGGCGTGGCCCCCGTGTCGGACGTGCTGTCCTCTCTGTCCAGCCTCTCTTCCCTGCCGGACAACGGCCACGCGGGCACCACGCCCGAAAACAGCATCCAGCCGAACGCGGCGCTCACGGCCGCTCAGCTCAAGGCAGCAAA GAAGAACAAGCTGACTCAGCTGAGTGTGGTTCCTGTGCAGCTGACCAACATCCCACCCTCTGAACTGGTAGTCTAtagcaaacaaacacaaacgGCCGGCACGGGCCCCGAGCGAGACG GATACTTTGAAGATTGGTGGAGGCCTCGCAAAG CTCATGCATTCGACTATTACG ACGAATACAATCTAAACCCAGCTTTAGAGTGGGAGGATGAATTCACAG CCGAGGACGAGGACCactcgctgccgccgcaccTGGACGGGGGCGGCCTCTTCCAGAGCAAACTGCCCCCTGGAATCTTGCCGCACGGCCTTCCGCAGGTCAAGGAGGTGCAGCCGGCCATCACGGCCGTCGAAACCGAGGCTGCCAAACACGAGCACGAGAAAGAAA TCAAGGAACTGAGCGAGGAGCAGAAGCAAATGATAATTCTTTCCGAGGACTTCCGACGCTTCATCGACAACGCTGGGAGAATCATGGAGAGAGCTCTGTCAGAGCAGGTGGACGTCTGCATCGACTACACCGGGCTCCTGGACGGCGACGAGGGAAGTGACGAGAAATCTCGGGCCCGGCTTTCGCTGAATCGCGTGTTCGTGGACGAGCGCTGGTCCAAGAGCCGGTGCGTGACCTCTCTGGACTGGTCGCCGCACTACCCtgagctgctgctggccaGTTACCACATCAACGAAGACAGCCCGCACGACCCCGACGGCGTCTGCCTGGTGTGGAACACCAAATTCAAGAAGACCACGCCCGAATACATTTTCCACTGTCAGTCGCCGGTGATGTCGTCGATTTTCGCCCGCTTTCACCCAAACCTGATCCTCGGAGGCACGTACTCTGGCCAAATCGTGTTGTGGGACAACCGAGTGCACAAACGGACGCCGATCCAGAGGACGCCGCtgtctgcggcggcgcacacGCACCCCGTCTACTGTCTGAACGTGGTCGGCACGCCGAATGCACACAACCTCATCTCCATCTCGACCGACGGCCGGCTCTGCTCTTGGAGCCTGGACAATCTGTCCGCGCCGCAGGAGACCATGGagctgcaaaacaaacaaggcAAGGCCATGGCCATCAAGAGCCTCGCCTTCCCCAACAACGACGTCAACAATTTCGTGGTTGGCTGTGAAGAAGGTGCCATTTGTACAG CTTGTAGACACGGGTCTCGAGCAGGTGTGATAGAAACTTACGAGGGGCACCAGGGACCAGTGACCGGCATCCACACCCACAATGTGGCCGGACCCATCGACTTCTCCCACCTTTTCCTCTCCTCCTCTTTCGACTGGACCATCAAGCTGTGGAGCTTAAAG gAAAACAAGCCGCTGTATTCGTTGGAGGACAATGGCGACTACGTGTACGACGTGGCGTGGTCGCCAACTCACCCAGCCCTGTTCGCGGCCGTGGACGGCTCTGGCAAGCTGGACCTCTGGAATCTGAACCAAGAGACAGAGGCGCCTATGGCCAGCGTCATTGTCGATGGTGCTCCTGCTTTGAACAAGGTTTCGTGGACTCAGTCTGGCCAGCATGTGACGGTCGGCGACGATCACGGCAAAATCTGGGTTTACGACGTTGGCGAg CAACTGGCCACGCCGAGAGCAGACGAGTGGAGCAAATTCGCCAACACACTGCAAGAGCTCAAGTTTAACCAAGTAGAAGAGGAGGTAGACAAAGTTACGATGAGTGCTGGCCAAGGCAGCGGACTGAGCAGCCTGGCGTCCTCCCTCTCCTCGAGCCCCAACCCGATAAGATGA
- the sw gene encoding cytoplasmic dynein 1 intermediate chain isoform X4 gives MFSSDKWKAEKARKQAKLLELRRRRASQESQRAAKELEDATLRVASQGAGSMDQRKEVDDMLSSLGVAPVSDVLSSLSSLSSLPDNGHAGTTPENSIQPNAALTAAQLKAAKKNKLTQLSVVPVQLTNIPPSELVVYSKQTQTAGTGPERDGSLSPCSSSSSLKGYFEDWWRPRKGSTLDVSCSRISHAFDYYDEYNLNPALEWEDEFTAEDEDHSLPPHLDGGGLFQSKLPPGILPHGLPQVKEVQPAITAVETEAAKHEHEKEIKELSEEQKQMIILSEDFRRFIDNAGRIMERALSEQVDVCIDYTGLLDGDEGSDEKSRARLSLNRVFVDERWSKSRCVTSLDWSPHYPELLLASYHINEDSPHDPDGVCLVWNTKFKKTTPEYIFHCQSPVMSSIFARFHPNLILGGTYSGQIVLWDNRVHKRTPIQRTPLSAAAHTHPVYCLNVVGTPNAHNLISISTDGRLCSWSLDNLSAPQETMELQNKQGKAMAIKSLAFPNNDVNNFVVGCEEGAICTACRHGSRAGVIETYEGHQGPVTGIHTHNVAGPIDFSHLFLSSSFDWTIKLWSLKENKPLYSLEDNGDYVYDVAWSPTHPALFAAVDGSGKLDLWNLNQETEAPMASVIVDGAPALNKVSWTQSGQHVTVGDDHGKIWVYDVGEQLATPRADEWSKFANTLQELKFNQVEEEVDKVTMSAGQGSGLSSLASSLSSSPNPIR, from the exons ATGTTCTCCAGCGACAAGTGGAAGGCCGAAAAGGCCAGGAAGCAGGCCAAGTTGCTCGAGCTGCGGCGGCGAAGAGCGAGCCAGGAGAGCCAGCGGGCGGCCAAAGAG CTAGAAGATGCGACTCTTAGGGTGGCGTCGCAGGGCGCGGGCAGCATGGACCAGCGCAAGGAGGTGGACGACATGCTCAGCTCGCTTGGCGTGGCCCCCGTGTCGGACGTGCTGTCCTCTCTGTCCAGCCTCTCTTCCCTGCCGGACAACGGCCACGCGGGCACCACGCCCGAAAACAGCATCCAGCCGAACGCGGCGCTCACGGCCGCTCAGCTCAAGGCAGCAAA GAAGAACAAGCTGACTCAGCTGAGTGTGGTTCCTGTGCAGCTGACCAACATCCCACCCTCTGAACTGGTAGTCTAtagcaaacaaacacaaacgGCCGGCACGGGCCCCGAGCGAGACG GATCCCTCTCCCCATGTTCTTCCTCTTCTTCCCTCAAAGGATACTTTGAAGATTGGTGGAGGCCTCGCAAAG gTTCTACCTTAGATGTAAGCTGCAGCCGTATAT CTCATGCATTCGACTATTACG ACGAATACAATCTAAACCCAGCTTTAGAGTGGGAGGATGAATTCACAG CCGAGGACGAGGACCactcgctgccgccgcaccTGGACGGGGGCGGCCTCTTCCAGAGCAAACTGCCCCCTGGAATCTTGCCGCACGGCCTTCCGCAGGTCAAGGAGGTGCAGCCGGCCATCACGGCCGTCGAAACCGAGGCTGCCAAACACGAGCACGAGAAAGAAA TCAAGGAACTGAGCGAGGAGCAGAAGCAAATGATAATTCTTTCCGAGGACTTCCGACGCTTCATCGACAACGCTGGGAGAATCATGGAGAGAGCTCTGTCAGAGCAGGTGGACGTCTGCATCGACTACACCGGGCTCCTGGACGGCGACGAGGGAAGTGACGAGAAATCTCGGGCCCGGCTTTCGCTGAATCGCGTGTTCGTGGACGAGCGCTGGTCCAAGAGCCGGTGCGTGACCTCTCTGGACTGGTCGCCGCACTACCCtgagctgctgctggccaGTTACCACATCAACGAAGACAGCCCGCACGACCCCGACGGCGTCTGCCTGGTGTGGAACACCAAATTCAAGAAGACCACGCCCGAATACATTTTCCACTGTCAGTCGCCGGTGATGTCGTCGATTTTCGCCCGCTTTCACCCAAACCTGATCCTCGGAGGCACGTACTCTGGCCAAATCGTGTTGTGGGACAACCGAGTGCACAAACGGACGCCGATCCAGAGGACGCCGCtgtctgcggcggcgcacacGCACCCCGTCTACTGTCTGAACGTGGTCGGCACGCCGAATGCACACAACCTCATCTCCATCTCGACCGACGGCCGGCTCTGCTCTTGGAGCCTGGACAATCTGTCCGCGCCGCAGGAGACCATGGagctgcaaaacaaacaaggcAAGGCCATGGCCATCAAGAGCCTCGCCTTCCCCAACAACGACGTCAACAATTTCGTGGTTGGCTGTGAAGAAGGTGCCATTTGTACAG CTTGTAGACACGGGTCTCGAGCAGGTGTGATAGAAACTTACGAGGGGCACCAGGGACCAGTGACCGGCATCCACACCCACAATGTGGCCGGACCCATCGACTTCTCCCACCTTTTCCTCTCCTCCTCTTTCGACTGGACCATCAAGCTGTGGAGCTTAAAG gAAAACAAGCCGCTGTATTCGTTGGAGGACAATGGCGACTACGTGTACGACGTGGCGTGGTCGCCAACTCACCCAGCCCTGTTCGCGGCCGTGGACGGCTCTGGCAAGCTGGACCTCTGGAATCTGAACCAAGAGACAGAGGCGCCTATGGCCAGCGTCATTGTCGATGGTGCTCCTGCTTTGAACAAGGTTTCGTGGACTCAGTCTGGCCAGCATGTGACGGTCGGCGACGATCACGGCAAAATCTGGGTTTACGACGTTGGCGAg CAACTGGCCACGCCGAGAGCAGACGAGTGGAGCAAATTCGCCAACACACTGCAAGAGCTCAAGTTTAACCAAGTAGAAGAGGAGGTAGACAAAGTTACGATGAGTGCTGGCCAAGGCAGCGGACTGAGCAGCCTGGCGTCCTCCCTCTCCTCGAGCCCCAACCCGATAAGATGA
- the sw gene encoding cytoplasmic dynein 1 intermediate chain isoform X31, whose protein sequence is MADRKAELERKKAKLQAIREEKERRRREKEQKELEDATLRVASQGAGSMDQRKEVDDMLSSLGVAPVSDVLSSLSSLSSLPDNGHAGTTPENSIQPNAALTAAQLKAAKKNKLTQLSVVPVQLTNIPPSELVVYSKQTQTAGTGPERDGYFEDWWRPRKAHAFDYYDEYNLNPALEWEDEFTAEDEDHSLPPHLDGGGLFQSKLPPGILPHGLPQVKEVQPAITAVETEAAKHEHEKEIKELSEEQKQMIILSEDFRRFIDNAGRIMERALSEQVDVCIDYTGLLDGDEGSDEKSRARLSLNRVFVDERWSKSRCVTSLDWSPHYPELLLASYHINEDSPHDPDGVCLVWNTKFKKTTPEYIFHCQSPVMSSIFARFHPNLILGGTYSGQIVLWDNRVHKRTPIQRTPLSAAAHTHPVYCLNVVGTPNAHNLISISTDGRLCSWSLDNLSAPQETMELQNKQGKAMAIKSLAFPNNDVNNFVVGCEEGAICTACRHGSRAGVIETYEGHQGPVTGIHTHNVAGPIDFSHLFLSSSFDWTIKLWSLKENKPLYSLEDNGDYVYDVAWSPTHPALFAAVDGSGKLDLWNLNQETEAPMASVIVDGAPALNKVSWTQSGQHVTVGDDHGKIWVYDVGEQLATPRADEWSKFANTLQELKFNQVEEEVDKVTMSAGQGSGLSSLASSLSSSPNPIR, encoded by the exons ATGGCGGATCGCAAGGCGGAATTGGAGAGGAAGAAGGCCAAACTGCAGGCCATCCGCGAGGAAAAGGAGCGGCGGAGGCGCGAGAAGGAGCAGAAAGAG CTAGAAGATGCGACTCTTAGGGTGGCGTCGCAGGGCGCGGGCAGCATGGACCAGCGCAAGGAGGTGGACGACATGCTCAGCTCGCTTGGCGTGGCCCCCGTGTCGGACGTGCTGTCCTCTCTGTCCAGCCTCTCTTCCCTGCCGGACAACGGCCACGCGGGCACCACGCCCGAAAACAGCATCCAGCCGAACGCGGCGCTCACGGCCGCTCAGCTCAAGGCAGCAAA GAAGAACAAGCTGACTCAGCTGAGTGTGGTTCCTGTGCAGCTGACCAACATCCCACCCTCTGAACTGGTAGTCTAtagcaaacaaacacaaacgGCCGGCACGGGCCCCGAGCGAGACG GATACTTTGAAGATTGGTGGAGGCCTCGCAAAG CTCATGCATTCGACTATTACG ACGAATACAATCTAAACCCAGCTTTAGAGTGGGAGGATGAATTCACAG CCGAGGACGAGGACCactcgctgccgccgcaccTGGACGGGGGCGGCCTCTTCCAGAGCAAACTGCCCCCTGGAATCTTGCCGCACGGCCTTCCGCAGGTCAAGGAGGTGCAGCCGGCCATCACGGCCGTCGAAACCGAGGCTGCCAAACACGAGCACGAGAAAGAAA TCAAGGAACTGAGCGAGGAGCAGAAGCAAATGATAATTCTTTCCGAGGACTTCCGACGCTTCATCGACAACGCTGGGAGAATCATGGAGAGAGCTCTGTCAGAGCAGGTGGACGTCTGCATCGACTACACCGGGCTCCTGGACGGCGACGAGGGAAGTGACGAGAAATCTCGGGCCCGGCTTTCGCTGAATCGCGTGTTCGTGGACGAGCGCTGGTCCAAGAGCCGGTGCGTGACCTCTCTGGACTGGTCGCCGCACTACCCtgagctgctgctggccaGTTACCACATCAACGAAGACAGCCCGCACGACCCCGACGGCGTCTGCCTGGTGTGGAACACCAAATTCAAGAAGACCACGCCCGAATACATTTTCCACTGTCAGTCGCCGGTGATGTCGTCGATTTTCGCCCGCTTTCACCCAAACCTGATCCTCGGAGGCACGTACTCTGGCCAAATCGTGTTGTGGGACAACCGAGTGCACAAACGGACGCCGATCCAGAGGACGCCGCtgtctgcggcggcgcacacGCACCCCGTCTACTGTCTGAACGTGGTCGGCACGCCGAATGCACACAACCTCATCTCCATCTCGACCGACGGCCGGCTCTGCTCTTGGAGCCTGGACAATCTGTCCGCGCCGCAGGAGACCATGGagctgcaaaacaaacaaggcAAGGCCATGGCCATCAAGAGCCTCGCCTTCCCCAACAACGACGTCAACAATTTCGTGGTTGGCTGTGAAGAAGGTGCCATTTGTACAG CTTGTAGACACGGGTCTCGAGCAGGTGTGATAGAAACTTACGAGGGGCACCAGGGACCAGTGACCGGCATCCACACCCACAATGTGGCCGGACCCATCGACTTCTCCCACCTTTTCCTCTCCTCCTCTTTCGACTGGACCATCAAGCTGTGGAGCTTAAAG gAAAACAAGCCGCTGTATTCGTTGGAGGACAATGGCGACTACGTGTACGACGTGGCGTGGTCGCCAACTCACCCAGCCCTGTTCGCGGCCGTGGACGGCTCTGGCAAGCTGGACCTCTGGAATCTGAACCAAGAGACAGAGGCGCCTATGGCCAGCGTCATTGTCGATGGTGCTCCTGCTTTGAACAAGGTTTCGTGGACTCAGTCTGGCCAGCATGTGACGGTCGGCGACGATCACGGCAAAATCTGGGTTTACGACGTTGGCGAg CAACTGGCCACGCCGAGAGCAGACGAGTGGAGCAAATTCGCCAACACACTGCAAGAGCTCAAGTTTAACCAAGTAGAAGAGGAGGTAGACAAAGTTACGATGAGTGCTGGCCAAGGCAGCGGACTGAGCAGCCTGGCGTCCTCCCTCTCCTCGAGCCCCAACCCGATAAGATGA
- the sw gene encoding cytoplasmic dynein 1 intermediate chain isoform X13, whose translation MADRKAELERKKAKLQAIREEKERRRREKEQKEGSSLQWFRKMQANLEDATLRVASQGAGSMDQRKEVDDMLSSLGVAPVSDVLSSLSSLSSLPDNGHAGTTPENSIQPNAALTAAQLKAAKKNKLTQLSVVPVQLTNIPPSELVVYSKQTQTAGTGPERDGSLSPCSSSSSLKGYFEDWWRPRKGSTLDVSCSRISEDEDHSLPPHLDGGGLFQSKLPPGILPHGLPQVKEVQPAITAVETEAAKHEHEKEIKELSEEQKQMIILSEDFRRFIDNAGRIMERALSEQVDVCIDYTGLLDGDEGSDEKSRARLSLNRVFVDERWSKSRCVTSLDWSPHYPELLLASYHINEDSPHDPDGVCLVWNTKFKKTTPEYIFHCQSPVMSSIFARFHPNLILGGTYSGQIVLWDNRVHKRTPIQRTPLSAAAHTHPVYCLNVVGTPNAHNLISISTDGRLCSWSLDNLSAPQETMELQNKQGKAMAIKSLAFPNNDVNNFVVGCEEGAICTACRHGSRAGVIETYEGHQGPVTGIHTHNVAGPIDFSHLFLSSSFDWTIKLWSLKENKPLYSLEDNGDYVYDVAWSPTHPALFAAVDGSGKLDLWNLNQETEAPMASVIVDGAPALNKVSWTQSGQHVTVGDDHGKIWVYDVGEQLATPRADEWSKFANTLQELKFNQVEEEVDKVTMSAGQGSGLSSLASSLSSSPNPIR comes from the exons ATGGCGGATCGCAAGGCGGAATTGGAGAGGAAGAAGGCCAAACTGCAGGCCATCCGCGAGGAAAAGGAGCGGCGGAGGCGCGAGAAGGAGCAGAAAGAG GGTTCATCATTACAGTGGTTTCGGAAAATGCAAGCCAAT CTAGAAGATGCGACTCTTAGGGTGGCGTCGCAGGGCGCGGGCAGCATGGACCAGCGCAAGGAGGTGGACGACATGCTCAGCTCGCTTGGCGTGGCCCCCGTGTCGGACGTGCTGTCCTCTCTGTCCAGCCTCTCTTCCCTGCCGGACAACGGCCACGCGGGCACCACGCCCGAAAACAGCATCCAGCCGAACGCGGCGCTCACGGCCGCTCAGCTCAAGGCAGCAAA GAAGAACAAGCTGACTCAGCTGAGTGTGGTTCCTGTGCAGCTGACCAACATCCCACCCTCTGAACTGGTAGTCTAtagcaaacaaacacaaacgGCCGGCACGGGCCCCGAGCGAGACG GATCCCTCTCCCCATGTTCTTCCTCTTCTTCCCTCAAAGGATACTTTGAAGATTGGTGGAGGCCTCGCAAAG gTTCTACCTTAGATGTAAGCTGCAGCCGTATAT CCGAGGACGAGGACCactcgctgccgccgcaccTGGACGGGGGCGGCCTCTTCCAGAGCAAACTGCCCCCTGGAATCTTGCCGCACGGCCTTCCGCAGGTCAAGGAGGTGCAGCCGGCCATCACGGCCGTCGAAACCGAGGCTGCCAAACACGAGCACGAGAAAGAAA TCAAGGAACTGAGCGAGGAGCAGAAGCAAATGATAATTCTTTCCGAGGACTTCCGACGCTTCATCGACAACGCTGGGAGAATCATGGAGAGAGCTCTGTCAGAGCAGGTGGACGTCTGCATCGACTACACCGGGCTCCTGGACGGCGACGAGGGAAGTGACGAGAAATCTCGGGCCCGGCTTTCGCTGAATCGCGTGTTCGTGGACGAGCGCTGGTCCAAGAGCCGGTGCGTGACCTCTCTGGACTGGTCGCCGCACTACCCtgagctgctgctggccaGTTACCACATCAACGAAGACAGCCCGCACGACCCCGACGGCGTCTGCCTGGTGTGGAACACCAAATTCAAGAAGACCACGCCCGAATACATTTTCCACTGTCAGTCGCCGGTGATGTCGTCGATTTTCGCCCGCTTTCACCCAAACCTGATCCTCGGAGGCACGTACTCTGGCCAAATCGTGTTGTGGGACAACCGAGTGCACAAACGGACGCCGATCCAGAGGACGCCGCtgtctgcggcggcgcacacGCACCCCGTCTACTGTCTGAACGTGGTCGGCACGCCGAATGCACACAACCTCATCTCCATCTCGACCGACGGCCGGCTCTGCTCTTGGAGCCTGGACAATCTGTCCGCGCCGCAGGAGACCATGGagctgcaaaacaaacaaggcAAGGCCATGGCCATCAAGAGCCTCGCCTTCCCCAACAACGACGTCAACAATTTCGTGGTTGGCTGTGAAGAAGGTGCCATTTGTACAG CTTGTAGACACGGGTCTCGAGCAGGTGTGATAGAAACTTACGAGGGGCACCAGGGACCAGTGACCGGCATCCACACCCACAATGTGGCCGGACCCATCGACTTCTCCCACCTTTTCCTCTCCTCCTCTTTCGACTGGACCATCAAGCTGTGGAGCTTAAAG gAAAACAAGCCGCTGTATTCGTTGGAGGACAATGGCGACTACGTGTACGACGTGGCGTGGTCGCCAACTCACCCAGCCCTGTTCGCGGCCGTGGACGGCTCTGGCAAGCTGGACCTCTGGAATCTGAACCAAGAGACAGAGGCGCCTATGGCCAGCGTCATTGTCGATGGTGCTCCTGCTTTGAACAAGGTTTCGTGGACTCAGTCTGGCCAGCATGTGACGGTCGGCGACGATCACGGCAAAATCTGGGTTTACGACGTTGGCGAg CAACTGGCCACGCCGAGAGCAGACGAGTGGAGCAAATTCGCCAACACACTGCAAGAGCTCAAGTTTAACCAAGTAGAAGAGGAGGTAGACAAAGTTACGATGAGTGCTGGCCAAGGCAGCGGACTGAGCAGCCTGGCGTCCTCCCTCTCCTCGAGCCCCAACCCGATAAGATGA
- the sw gene encoding cytoplasmic dynein 1 intermediate chain isoform X5, whose amino-acid sequence MADRKAELERKKAKLQAIREEKERRRREKEQKEGSSLQWFRKMQANLEDATLRVASQGAGSMDQRKEVDDMLSSLGVAPVSDVLSSLSSLSSLPDNGHAGTTPENSIQPNAALTAAQLKAAKKNKLTQLSVVPVQLTNIPPSELVVYSKQTQTAGTGPERDGSLSPCSSSSSLKGYFEDWWRPRKAHAFDYYDEYNLNPALEWEDEFTAEDEDHSLPPHLDGGGLFQSKLPPGILPHGLPQVKEVQPAITAVETEAAKHEHEKEIKELSEEQKQMIILSEDFRRFIDNAGRIMERALSEQVDVCIDYTGLLDGDEGSDEKSRARLSLNRVFVDERWSKSRCVTSLDWSPHYPELLLASYHINEDSPHDPDGVCLVWNTKFKKTTPEYIFHCQSPVMSSIFARFHPNLILGGTYSGQIVLWDNRVHKRTPIQRTPLSAAAHTHPVYCLNVVGTPNAHNLISISTDGRLCSWSLDNLSAPQETMELQNKQGKAMAIKSLAFPNNDVNNFVVGCEEGAICTACRHGSRAGVIETYEGHQGPVTGIHTHNVAGPIDFSHLFLSSSFDWTIKLWSLKENKPLYSLEDNGDYVYDVAWSPTHPALFAAVDGSGKLDLWNLNQETEAPMASVIVDGAPALNKVSWTQSGQHVTVGDDHGKIWVYDVGEQLATPRADEWSKFANTLQELKFNQVEEEVDKVTMSAGQGSGLSSLASSLSSSPNPIR is encoded by the exons ATGGCGGATCGCAAGGCGGAATTGGAGAGGAAGAAGGCCAAACTGCAGGCCATCCGCGAGGAAAAGGAGCGGCGGAGGCGCGAGAAGGAGCAGAAAGAG GGTTCATCATTACAGTGGTTTCGGAAAATGCAAGCCAAT CTAGAAGATGCGACTCTTAGGGTGGCGTCGCAGGGCGCGGGCAGCATGGACCAGCGCAAGGAGGTGGACGACATGCTCAGCTCGCTTGGCGTGGCCCCCGTGTCGGACGTGCTGTCCTCTCTGTCCAGCCTCTCTTCCCTGCCGGACAACGGCCACGCGGGCACCACGCCCGAAAACAGCATCCAGCCGAACGCGGCGCTCACGGCCGCTCAGCTCAAGGCAGCAAA GAAGAACAAGCTGACTCAGCTGAGTGTGGTTCCTGTGCAGCTGACCAACATCCCACCCTCTGAACTGGTAGTCTAtagcaaacaaacacaaacgGCCGGCACGGGCCCCGAGCGAGACG GATCCCTCTCCCCATGTTCTTCCTCTTCTTCCCTCAAAGGATACTTTGAAGATTGGTGGAGGCCTCGCAAAG CTCATGCATTCGACTATTACG ACGAATACAATCTAAACCCAGCTTTAGAGTGGGAGGATGAATTCACAG CCGAGGACGAGGACCactcgctgccgccgcaccTGGACGGGGGCGGCCTCTTCCAGAGCAAACTGCCCCCTGGAATCTTGCCGCACGGCCTTCCGCAGGTCAAGGAGGTGCAGCCGGCCATCACGGCCGTCGAAACCGAGGCTGCCAAACACGAGCACGAGAAAGAAA TCAAGGAACTGAGCGAGGAGCAGAAGCAAATGATAATTCTTTCCGAGGACTTCCGACGCTTCATCGACAACGCTGGGAGAATCATGGAGAGAGCTCTGTCAGAGCAGGTGGACGTCTGCATCGACTACACCGGGCTCCTGGACGGCGACGAGGGAAGTGACGAGAAATCTCGGGCCCGGCTTTCGCTGAATCGCGTGTTCGTGGACGAGCGCTGGTCCAAGAGCCGGTGCGTGACCTCTCTGGACTGGTCGCCGCACTACCCtgagctgctgctggccaGTTACCACATCAACGAAGACAGCCCGCACGACCCCGACGGCGTCTGCCTGGTGTGGAACACCAAATTCAAGAAGACCACGCCCGAATACATTTTCCACTGTCAGTCGCCGGTGATGTCGTCGATTTTCGCCCGCTTTCACCCAAACCTGATCCTCGGAGGCACGTACTCTGGCCAAATCGTGTTGTGGGACAACCGAGTGCACAAACGGACGCCGATCCAGAGGACGCCGCtgtctgcggcggcgcacacGCACCCCGTCTACTGTCTGAACGTGGTCGGCACGCCGAATGCACACAACCTCATCTCCATCTCGACCGACGGCCGGCTCTGCTCTTGGAGCCTGGACAATCTGTCCGCGCCGCAGGAGACCATGGagctgcaaaacaaacaaggcAAGGCCATGGCCATCAAGAGCCTCGCCTTCCCCAACAACGACGTCAACAATTTCGTGGTTGGCTGTGAAGAAGGTGCCATTTGTACAG CTTGTAGACACGGGTCTCGAGCAGGTGTGATAGAAACTTACGAGGGGCACCAGGGACCAGTGACCGGCATCCACACCCACAATGTGGCCGGACCCATCGACTTCTCCCACCTTTTCCTCTCCTCCTCTTTCGACTGGACCATCAAGCTGTGGAGCTTAAAG gAAAACAAGCCGCTGTATTCGTTGGAGGACAATGGCGACTACGTGTACGACGTGGCGTGGTCGCCAACTCACCCAGCCCTGTTCGCGGCCGTGGACGGCTCTGGCAAGCTGGACCTCTGGAATCTGAACCAAGAGACAGAGGCGCCTATGGCCAGCGTCATTGTCGATGGTGCTCCTGCTTTGAACAAGGTTTCGTGGACTCAGTCTGGCCAGCATGTGACGGTCGGCGACGATCACGGCAAAATCTGGGTTTACGACGTTGGCGAg CAACTGGCCACGCCGAGAGCAGACGAGTGGAGCAAATTCGCCAACACACTGCAAGAGCTCAAGTTTAACCAAGTAGAAGAGGAGGTAGACAAAGTTACGATGAGTGCTGGCCAAGGCAGCGGACTGAGCAGCCTGGCGTCCTCCCTCTCCTCGAGCCCCAACCCGATAAGATGA